In the Astatotilapia calliptera chromosome 5, fAstCal1.2, whole genome shotgun sequence genome, one interval contains:
- the hipk1b gene encoding homeodomain-interacting protein kinase 1 isoform X1: MSSQQLQVFSPPSISSSAFCRVKKLKVESNVWDVSTTEAYGSIAGQSAYTFTPAMAVPPFAPSLVFPPTAPGSRGQVVVRAADSTGSLPRGSSRRVTEQATSSSYAHETSSETRGHRHGQKRKMEAASDCSGSGCGSVQILEELSAPAATYSTRTGGGGGGGTGQSIPHSAPTTKSSSSNGEGDYQLVQHEILCSVSSGYEVLEFLGRGTFGQVAKCWKRGTNEIVAIKILKNHPSYARQGQIEVGILNRLSAENADEYNFVRSYECFQHKGHTCLVFEMLEQNLYDFLKQSKFSPLPLRHIRPILQQVATALMKLKSLGLIHADLKPENIMLVDPIRQPYRVKVIDFGSASHVSKAVCSTYLQSRYYRAPEIILGLPFCEAIDMWSLGCVIAELFLGWPLYPGASEYDQIRYISQTQGLPAEYLLSAGTKTSRFFNRGPDSSYPLWRLKTPSEHEMEMGIKSKEARKYIFNCLDDMMQVNLSSHLEGTDMLAEKADRREFIDLLKRMLRLDADKRITPTKTLGHPFVTMSHLMDYPHSSHVKSCFQNMEICKRRSSYESSKSLYSTNAVPSAAAGNLTVTFSSQLNQHNQVPSAAGAVPLLNYQPALYQQATINIPGLTQQSVPIPTRPAGLCSQTEPFQQTLIVCPPSTIQGLQSSSKSSSFPVRVENSVPIVPQNQSTQSLQIQPSMLTQGSCTPLMVATLHPPPAGLAPQYSLPLGLGTGVGRPTLLEHTATVLQAWPTGTQQILIPSSWQQVPGVAIHGSAHQSNVTESPVETIHSDAATQQGHSWRSITKTQQERKKVKARRGENRNRGVSTASVVSSGVTPPSSSAALSQPIVISDTPSPAVSIITIHSDTDTEDEHKFHPASLELSQRTNVISCVTVHDSDSSTASPLTPLPRTLNPASTMSSRQAKSLAVVAPSVKTQASERGAESRGRLETVNYIKPKRSSNRQPCSSGESVERHGLVPSQSHPLNLSQVHTVVSSSQERSGLSHSDSSLRRQQTFHQAVSASHYSFPEVAALASGSAAAAAPPSLYTYPASTALSSASQATEQLLGRGHSTHGHSPSAYAATYTSSSSRRDSASRKDSVSSLLHGLPAAYQHQFATGSPYVSVTPRTEVYSAYQLSPRRLAQYPYL, encoded by the exons ATGAGTTCCCAGCAGCTGCAGGTGTTCTCCCCTCCGTCAATCTCCTCCAGTGCCTTTTGCCGCGTCAAGAAGCTCAAGGTGGAAAGCAACGTTTGGGACGTGTCCACCACTGAGGCTTACGGATCCATAGCGGGCCAGTCCGCATACACATTCACCCCAGCCATGGCTGTGCCACCATTTGCGCCATCTCTGGTCTTCCCCCCTACAGCGCCCGGCTCCAGGGGTCAAGTGGTGGTGCGAGCAGCTGATAGCACCGGCAGTCTTCCTCGTGGATCCAGTCGACGCGTCACTGAGCAGGCTACATCCTCTTCTTATGCTCACGAGACGTCCTCTGAAACTAGGGGGCACAGGCATGggcagaagagaaagatggaggCAGCCAGCGACTGTAGCGGAAGCGGATGTGGAAGCGTCCAGATATTAGAAGAGCTCTCAGCTCCTGCGGCAACTTACTCCACGCGTACAGGCGGCGGTGGAGGCGGGGGCACAGGCCAGTCCATACCTCACTCTGCTCCAACCACCAAGAGCAGCAGCTCCAATGGTGAAGGGGATTATCAGCTTGTGCAGCATGAGATCCTCTGCTCCGTGTCCAGCGGCTATGAAGTGCTGGAGTTCCTGGGGAGGGGCACATTTGGACAAGTGGCTAAGTGCTGGAAGAGGGGAACCAATGAGATTGTAGCAATCAAAATTCTGAAAAACCACCCTTCATATGCTCGGCAGGGCCAAATTGAG GTGGGCATTCTGAACCGGCTAAGTGCAGAGAACGCAGATGAGTACAACTTTGTGCGTTCGTACGAATGCTTCCAACACAAGGGTCACACCTGCTTGGTTTTTGAGATGCTTGAACAGAACTTGTACGACTTTCTCAAGCAGAGCAAGTTCAGCCCACTTCCCCTACGGCACATCCGCCCCATTTTGCAGCAG GTGGCTACAGCACTAATGAAACTGAAGAGCCTGGGTTTAATTCATGCagacttgaagcctgaaaacatcATGTTGGTGGACCCCATTAGACAGCCCTACAGGGTGAAGGTCATCGACTTCGGCTCTGCAAGTCATGTATCCAAAGCAGTGTGCTCAACCTACTTACAGTCCCGTTACTACAG AGCTCCAGAGATCATTTTGGGGCTGCCCTTCTGTGAGGCCATTGACATGTGGTCTCTAGGGTGTGTGATTGCGGAGCTGTTTCTGGGTTGGCCTTTGTACCCTGGAGCCTCTGAGTATGACCAG ATCCGTTACATTTCCCAGACTCAAGGCCTACCTGCTGAGTATCTTCTGAGTGCCGGCACAAAGACTAGCCGCTTCTTCAATCGAGGCCCTGACTCTAGCTACCCGCTCTGGAGGCTTAAG aCCCCGTCAGAACATGAAATGGAGATGGGCATCAAATCTAAGGAGGCTAGAAAGTACATCTTTAACTGTCTGGATGACATGATGCAG GTCAACCTTTCCTCTCACTTGGAGGGAACTGACATGTTGGCTGAGAAAGCTGACAGGAGAGAGTTTATAGACCTCCTGAAGCGAATGCTTCGTCTGGATGCTGACAAAAGGATCACACCTACAAAAACTCTGGGTCACCCCTTTGTCACGATGAGCCACCTCATGGACTATCCCCATAGCTCCCA TGTGAAGTCGTGCTTCCAGAATATGGAGATCTGCAAGCGCCGGAGCTCCTATGAAAGCAGCAAATCCCTCTACTCGACCAATGCAGTCCCCAGTGCTGCAGCGGGCAACCTCACCGTGACCTTCAGTAGCCAACTAAACCAGCATAACCAG GTGCCTTCTGCAGCGGGTGCGGTGCCTTTGCTGAACTACCAGCCAGCTTTGTACCAGCAGGCGACCATCAACATTCCCGGGCTGACTCAGCAGAGTGTCCCGATCCCAACGCGTCCTGCTGGGCTGTGTAGCCAGACGGAACCCTTCCAGCAGACACTCATCGTCTGTCCACCCTCCACTATCCAAG GGCTGCAGTCATCCAGTAAGAGTTCCAGTTTCCCGGTGAGGGTGGAGAACTCTGTACCGATAGTACCTCAGAACCAGTCTACTCAGTCCTTGCAGATACAGCCAAGTATGCTGACACAG GGTTCCTGCACACCCCTGATGGTGGCCACCCTGCACCCACCCCCAGCAGGCCTAGCCCCGCAGTATTCTCTGCCCCTTGGGCTGGGCACTGGGGTGGGTCGGCCTACCCTCCTGGAACACACAGCCACAGTGCTG caggCCTGGCCCACTGGTACCCAACAGATCCTCATACCATCATCATGGCAGCAGGTCCCAGGCGTAGCCATCCACGGCTCTGCCCATCAGTCAAATGTCACCGAATCACCTGTGGAAACGATTCACTCAGATGCTGCCACGCAGCAGGGACACAGCTGGCG GAGCATTACCAAGACTcagcaggagaggaagaaggtgAAAGCCAGACGTGGAGAGAACAGAAACAG GGGTGTATCTACTGCATCAGTGGTCAGTAGTGGCGTGACTCCACCCAGCTCCAGCGCAGCCTTGTCACAGCCGATCGTGATCTCGGACACGCCGAGCCCAGCGGTCAGCATCATTACGATTCACAGTGACACAGACACGGAGGATGAGCATAAGTTCCACCCTGCTAG TCTTGAACTGAGCCAGCGCACCAACGTTATCAGCTGTGTGACCGTACACGACTCGGACTCCTCTACCGCCAGCCCCCTGACTCCCCTTCCACGCACTCTTAACCCAGCAAGCACTATGTCATCTCGCCAGGCCAAGTCTCTGGCAGTAGTGGCACCTTCAGTCAAAACACAGGCAtctgagagaggagcagagtcCCGAGGACGCTTGGAGACTG TGAATTACATCAAGCCCAAGAGATCCTCTAACAGACAGCCGTGCAGTTCAGGGGAAAGTGTGGAGCGCCATGGACTGGTGCCAAGCCAGTCGCACCCTTTAAACCTCAGCCAG gtTCACACAGTAGTTTCTTCATCTCAGGAGCGTTCGGGGCTCTCCCACAGCGACTCATCGTTACGTCGCCAGCAGACGTTCCACCAGGCCGTCTCAGCCTCTCACTACAGCTTCCCCGAGGTGGCAGCCCTGGCGTCCGGCTCGGCCGCTGCTGCCGCCCCCCCCAGCCTATATACCTACCCGGCCTCTACTGCCCTCTCCTCAGCCTCTCAGGCCACGGAGCAGCTGCTGGGCCGTGGTCACAGCACCCACGGACACTCCCCCTCCGCTTATGCAGCAACGTACACCTCATCCTCCTCCAGGAGAGACTCGGCCAGTCGCAAGGACTCGGTGAGCAGCCTGCTGCACGGCCTCCCTGCAGCCTACCAGCATCAGTTCGCCACTGGTTCTCCTTATGTTAGTGTGACGCCCCGAACCGAGGTTTACAGTGCCTACCAGCTAAGCCCTAGGCGCCTCGCGCAGTATCCATATTTGTAG
- the hipk1b gene encoding homeodomain-interacting protein kinase 1 isoform X5, producing the protein MSSQQLQVFSPPSISSSAFCRVKKLKVESNVWDVSTTEAYGSIAGQSAYTFTPAMAVPPFAPSLVFPPTAPGSRGQVVVRAADSTGSLPRGSSRRVTEQATSSSYAHETSSETRGHRHGQKRKMEAASDCSGSGCGSVQILEELSAPAATYSTRTGGGGGGGTGQSIPHSAPTTKSSSSNGEGDYQLVQHEILCSVSSGYEVLEFLGRGTFGQVAKCWKRGTNEIVAIKILKNHPSYARQGQIEVGILNRLSAENADEYNFVRSYECFQHKGHTCLVFEMLEQNLYDFLKQSKFSPLPLRHIRPILQQVATALMKLKSLGLIHADLKPENIMLVDPIRQPYRVKVIDFGSASHVSKAVCSTYLQSRYYRAPEIILGLPFCEAIDMWSLGCVIAELFLGWPLYPGASEYDQIRYISQTQGLPAEYLLSAGTKTSRFFNRGPDSSYPLWRLKTPSEHEMEMGIKSKEARKYIFNCLDDMMQVNLSSHLEGTDMLAEKADRREFIDLLKRMLRLDADKRITPTKTLGHPFVTMSHLMDYPHSSHVKSCFQNMEICKRRSSYESSKSLYSTNAVPSAAAGNLTVTFSSQLNQHNQVPSAAGAVPLLNYQPALYQQATINIPGLTQQSVPIPTRPAGLCSQTEPFQQTLIVCPPSTIQGLQSSSKSSSFPVRVENSVPIVPQNQSTQSLQIQPSMLTQQAWPTGTQQILIPSSWQQVPGVAIHGSAHQSNVTESPVETIHSDAATQQGHSWRSITKTQQERKKVKARRGENRNRGVSTASVVSSGVTPPSSSAALSQPIVISDTPSPAVSIITIHSDTDTEDEHKFHPASLELSQRTNVISCVTVHDSDSSTASPLTPLPRTLNPASTMSSRQAKSLAVVAPSVKTQASERGAESRGRLETVNYIKPKRSSNRQPCSSGESVERHGLVPSQSHPLNLSQVHTVVSSSQERSGLSHSDSSLRRQQTFHQAVSASHYSFPEVAALASGSAAAAAPPSLYTYPASTALSSASQATEQLLGRGHSTHGHSPSAYAATYTSSSSRRDSASRKDSVSSLLHGLPAAYQHQFATGSPYVSVTPRTEVYSAYQLSPRRLAQYPYL; encoded by the exons ATGAGTTCCCAGCAGCTGCAGGTGTTCTCCCCTCCGTCAATCTCCTCCAGTGCCTTTTGCCGCGTCAAGAAGCTCAAGGTGGAAAGCAACGTTTGGGACGTGTCCACCACTGAGGCTTACGGATCCATAGCGGGCCAGTCCGCATACACATTCACCCCAGCCATGGCTGTGCCACCATTTGCGCCATCTCTGGTCTTCCCCCCTACAGCGCCCGGCTCCAGGGGTCAAGTGGTGGTGCGAGCAGCTGATAGCACCGGCAGTCTTCCTCGTGGATCCAGTCGACGCGTCACTGAGCAGGCTACATCCTCTTCTTATGCTCACGAGACGTCCTCTGAAACTAGGGGGCACAGGCATGggcagaagagaaagatggaggCAGCCAGCGACTGTAGCGGAAGCGGATGTGGAAGCGTCCAGATATTAGAAGAGCTCTCAGCTCCTGCGGCAACTTACTCCACGCGTACAGGCGGCGGTGGAGGCGGGGGCACAGGCCAGTCCATACCTCACTCTGCTCCAACCACCAAGAGCAGCAGCTCCAATGGTGAAGGGGATTATCAGCTTGTGCAGCATGAGATCCTCTGCTCCGTGTCCAGCGGCTATGAAGTGCTGGAGTTCCTGGGGAGGGGCACATTTGGACAAGTGGCTAAGTGCTGGAAGAGGGGAACCAATGAGATTGTAGCAATCAAAATTCTGAAAAACCACCCTTCATATGCTCGGCAGGGCCAAATTGAG GTGGGCATTCTGAACCGGCTAAGTGCAGAGAACGCAGATGAGTACAACTTTGTGCGTTCGTACGAATGCTTCCAACACAAGGGTCACACCTGCTTGGTTTTTGAGATGCTTGAACAGAACTTGTACGACTTTCTCAAGCAGAGCAAGTTCAGCCCACTTCCCCTACGGCACATCCGCCCCATTTTGCAGCAG GTGGCTACAGCACTAATGAAACTGAAGAGCCTGGGTTTAATTCATGCagacttgaagcctgaaaacatcATGTTGGTGGACCCCATTAGACAGCCCTACAGGGTGAAGGTCATCGACTTCGGCTCTGCAAGTCATGTATCCAAAGCAGTGTGCTCAACCTACTTACAGTCCCGTTACTACAG AGCTCCAGAGATCATTTTGGGGCTGCCCTTCTGTGAGGCCATTGACATGTGGTCTCTAGGGTGTGTGATTGCGGAGCTGTTTCTGGGTTGGCCTTTGTACCCTGGAGCCTCTGAGTATGACCAG ATCCGTTACATTTCCCAGACTCAAGGCCTACCTGCTGAGTATCTTCTGAGTGCCGGCACAAAGACTAGCCGCTTCTTCAATCGAGGCCCTGACTCTAGCTACCCGCTCTGGAGGCTTAAG aCCCCGTCAGAACATGAAATGGAGATGGGCATCAAATCTAAGGAGGCTAGAAAGTACATCTTTAACTGTCTGGATGACATGATGCAG GTCAACCTTTCCTCTCACTTGGAGGGAACTGACATGTTGGCTGAGAAAGCTGACAGGAGAGAGTTTATAGACCTCCTGAAGCGAATGCTTCGTCTGGATGCTGACAAAAGGATCACACCTACAAAAACTCTGGGTCACCCCTTTGTCACGATGAGCCACCTCATGGACTATCCCCATAGCTCCCA TGTGAAGTCGTGCTTCCAGAATATGGAGATCTGCAAGCGCCGGAGCTCCTATGAAAGCAGCAAATCCCTCTACTCGACCAATGCAGTCCCCAGTGCTGCAGCGGGCAACCTCACCGTGACCTTCAGTAGCCAACTAAACCAGCATAACCAG GTGCCTTCTGCAGCGGGTGCGGTGCCTTTGCTGAACTACCAGCCAGCTTTGTACCAGCAGGCGACCATCAACATTCCCGGGCTGACTCAGCAGAGTGTCCCGATCCCAACGCGTCCTGCTGGGCTGTGTAGCCAGACGGAACCCTTCCAGCAGACACTCATCGTCTGTCCACCCTCCACTATCCAAG GGCTGCAGTCATCCAGTAAGAGTTCCAGTTTCCCGGTGAGGGTGGAGAACTCTGTACCGATAGTACCTCAGAACCAGTCTACTCAGTCCTTGCAGATACAGCCAAGTATGCTGACACAG caggCCTGGCCCACTGGTACCCAACAGATCCTCATACCATCATCATGGCAGCAGGTCCCAGGCGTAGCCATCCACGGCTCTGCCCATCAGTCAAATGTCACCGAATCACCTGTGGAAACGATTCACTCAGATGCTGCCACGCAGCAGGGACACAGCTGGCG GAGCATTACCAAGACTcagcaggagaggaagaaggtgAAAGCCAGACGTGGAGAGAACAGAAACAG GGGTGTATCTACTGCATCAGTGGTCAGTAGTGGCGTGACTCCACCCAGCTCCAGCGCAGCCTTGTCACAGCCGATCGTGATCTCGGACACGCCGAGCCCAGCGGTCAGCATCATTACGATTCACAGTGACACAGACACGGAGGATGAGCATAAGTTCCACCCTGCTAG TCTTGAACTGAGCCAGCGCACCAACGTTATCAGCTGTGTGACCGTACACGACTCGGACTCCTCTACCGCCAGCCCCCTGACTCCCCTTCCACGCACTCTTAACCCAGCAAGCACTATGTCATCTCGCCAGGCCAAGTCTCTGGCAGTAGTGGCACCTTCAGTCAAAACACAGGCAtctgagagaggagcagagtcCCGAGGACGCTTGGAGACTG TGAATTACATCAAGCCCAAGAGATCCTCTAACAGACAGCCGTGCAGTTCAGGGGAAAGTGTGGAGCGCCATGGACTGGTGCCAAGCCAGTCGCACCCTTTAAACCTCAGCCAG gtTCACACAGTAGTTTCTTCATCTCAGGAGCGTTCGGGGCTCTCCCACAGCGACTCATCGTTACGTCGCCAGCAGACGTTCCACCAGGCCGTCTCAGCCTCTCACTACAGCTTCCCCGAGGTGGCAGCCCTGGCGTCCGGCTCGGCCGCTGCTGCCGCCCCCCCCAGCCTATATACCTACCCGGCCTCTACTGCCCTCTCCTCAGCCTCTCAGGCCACGGAGCAGCTGCTGGGCCGTGGTCACAGCACCCACGGACACTCCCCCTCCGCTTATGCAGCAACGTACACCTCATCCTCCTCCAGGAGAGACTCGGCCAGTCGCAAGGACTCGGTGAGCAGCCTGCTGCACGGCCTCCCTGCAGCCTACCAGCATCAGTTCGCCACTGGTTCTCCTTATGTTAGTGTGACGCCCCGAACCGAGGTTTACAGTGCCTACCAGCTAAGCCCTAGGCGCCTCGCGCAGTATCCATATTTGTAG
- the hipk1b gene encoding homeodomain-interacting protein kinase 1 isoform X2: protein MSSQQLQVFSPPSISSSAFCRVKKLKVESNVWDVSTTEAYGSIAGQSAYTFTPAMAVPPFAPSLVFPPTAPGSRGQVVVRAADSTGSLPRGSSRRVTEQATSSSYAHETSSETRGHRHGQKRKMEAASDCSGSGCGSVQILEELSAPAATYSTRTGGGGGGGTGQSIPHSAPTTKSSSSNGEGDYQLVQHEILCSVSSGYEVLEFLGRGTFGQVAKCWKRGTNEIVAIKILKNHPSYARQGQIEVGILNRLSAENADEYNFVRSYECFQHKGHTCLVFEMLEQNLYDFLKQSKFSPLPLRHIRPILQQVATALMKLKSLGLIHADLKPENIMLVDPIRQPYRVKVIDFGSASHVSKAVCSTYLQSRYYRAPEIILGLPFCEAIDMWSLGCVIAELFLGWPLYPGASEYDQIRYISQTQGLPAEYLLSAGTKTSRFFNRGPDSSYPLWRLKTPSEHEMEMGIKSKEARKYIFNCLDDMMQVNLSSHLEGTDMLAEKADRREFIDLLKRMLRLDADKRITPTKTLGHPFVTMSHLMDYPHSSHVKSCFQNMEICKRRSSYESSKSLYSTNAVPSAAAGNLTVTFSSQLNQHNQVPSAAGAVPLLNYQPALYQQATINIPGLTQQSVPIPTRPAGLCSQTEPFQQTLIVCPPSTIQGLQSSSKSSSFPVRVENSVPIVPQNQSTQSLQIQPSMLTQGSCTPLMVATLHPPPAGLAPQYSLPLGLGTGVGRPTLLEHTATVLAWPTGTQQILIPSSWQQVPGVAIHGSAHQSNVTESPVETIHSDAATQQGHSWRSITKTQQERKKVKARRGENRNRGVSTASVVSSGVTPPSSSAALSQPIVISDTPSPAVSIITIHSDTDTEDEHKFHPASLELSQRTNVISCVTVHDSDSSTASPLTPLPRTLNPASTMSSRQAKSLAVVAPSVKTQASERGAESRGRLETVNYIKPKRSSNRQPCSSGESVERHGLVPSQSHPLNLSQVHTVVSSSQERSGLSHSDSSLRRQQTFHQAVSASHYSFPEVAALASGSAAAAAPPSLYTYPASTALSSASQATEQLLGRGHSTHGHSPSAYAATYTSSSSRRDSASRKDSVSSLLHGLPAAYQHQFATGSPYVSVTPRTEVYSAYQLSPRRLAQYPYL from the exons ATGAGTTCCCAGCAGCTGCAGGTGTTCTCCCCTCCGTCAATCTCCTCCAGTGCCTTTTGCCGCGTCAAGAAGCTCAAGGTGGAAAGCAACGTTTGGGACGTGTCCACCACTGAGGCTTACGGATCCATAGCGGGCCAGTCCGCATACACATTCACCCCAGCCATGGCTGTGCCACCATTTGCGCCATCTCTGGTCTTCCCCCCTACAGCGCCCGGCTCCAGGGGTCAAGTGGTGGTGCGAGCAGCTGATAGCACCGGCAGTCTTCCTCGTGGATCCAGTCGACGCGTCACTGAGCAGGCTACATCCTCTTCTTATGCTCACGAGACGTCCTCTGAAACTAGGGGGCACAGGCATGggcagaagagaaagatggaggCAGCCAGCGACTGTAGCGGAAGCGGATGTGGAAGCGTCCAGATATTAGAAGAGCTCTCAGCTCCTGCGGCAACTTACTCCACGCGTACAGGCGGCGGTGGAGGCGGGGGCACAGGCCAGTCCATACCTCACTCTGCTCCAACCACCAAGAGCAGCAGCTCCAATGGTGAAGGGGATTATCAGCTTGTGCAGCATGAGATCCTCTGCTCCGTGTCCAGCGGCTATGAAGTGCTGGAGTTCCTGGGGAGGGGCACATTTGGACAAGTGGCTAAGTGCTGGAAGAGGGGAACCAATGAGATTGTAGCAATCAAAATTCTGAAAAACCACCCTTCATATGCTCGGCAGGGCCAAATTGAG GTGGGCATTCTGAACCGGCTAAGTGCAGAGAACGCAGATGAGTACAACTTTGTGCGTTCGTACGAATGCTTCCAACACAAGGGTCACACCTGCTTGGTTTTTGAGATGCTTGAACAGAACTTGTACGACTTTCTCAAGCAGAGCAAGTTCAGCCCACTTCCCCTACGGCACATCCGCCCCATTTTGCAGCAG GTGGCTACAGCACTAATGAAACTGAAGAGCCTGGGTTTAATTCATGCagacttgaagcctgaaaacatcATGTTGGTGGACCCCATTAGACAGCCCTACAGGGTGAAGGTCATCGACTTCGGCTCTGCAAGTCATGTATCCAAAGCAGTGTGCTCAACCTACTTACAGTCCCGTTACTACAG AGCTCCAGAGATCATTTTGGGGCTGCCCTTCTGTGAGGCCATTGACATGTGGTCTCTAGGGTGTGTGATTGCGGAGCTGTTTCTGGGTTGGCCTTTGTACCCTGGAGCCTCTGAGTATGACCAG ATCCGTTACATTTCCCAGACTCAAGGCCTACCTGCTGAGTATCTTCTGAGTGCCGGCACAAAGACTAGCCGCTTCTTCAATCGAGGCCCTGACTCTAGCTACCCGCTCTGGAGGCTTAAG aCCCCGTCAGAACATGAAATGGAGATGGGCATCAAATCTAAGGAGGCTAGAAAGTACATCTTTAACTGTCTGGATGACATGATGCAG GTCAACCTTTCCTCTCACTTGGAGGGAACTGACATGTTGGCTGAGAAAGCTGACAGGAGAGAGTTTATAGACCTCCTGAAGCGAATGCTTCGTCTGGATGCTGACAAAAGGATCACACCTACAAAAACTCTGGGTCACCCCTTTGTCACGATGAGCCACCTCATGGACTATCCCCATAGCTCCCA TGTGAAGTCGTGCTTCCAGAATATGGAGATCTGCAAGCGCCGGAGCTCCTATGAAAGCAGCAAATCCCTCTACTCGACCAATGCAGTCCCCAGTGCTGCAGCGGGCAACCTCACCGTGACCTTCAGTAGCCAACTAAACCAGCATAACCAG GTGCCTTCTGCAGCGGGTGCGGTGCCTTTGCTGAACTACCAGCCAGCTTTGTACCAGCAGGCGACCATCAACATTCCCGGGCTGACTCAGCAGAGTGTCCCGATCCCAACGCGTCCTGCTGGGCTGTGTAGCCAGACGGAACCCTTCCAGCAGACACTCATCGTCTGTCCACCCTCCACTATCCAAG GGCTGCAGTCATCCAGTAAGAGTTCCAGTTTCCCGGTGAGGGTGGAGAACTCTGTACCGATAGTACCTCAGAACCAGTCTACTCAGTCCTTGCAGATACAGCCAAGTATGCTGACACAG GGTTCCTGCACACCCCTGATGGTGGCCACCCTGCACCCACCCCCAGCAGGCCTAGCCCCGCAGTATTCTCTGCCCCTTGGGCTGGGCACTGGGGTGGGTCGGCCTACCCTCCTGGAACACACAGCCACAGTGCTG gCCTGGCCCACTGGTACCCAACAGATCCTCATACCATCATCATGGCAGCAGGTCCCAGGCGTAGCCATCCACGGCTCTGCCCATCAGTCAAATGTCACCGAATCACCTGTGGAAACGATTCACTCAGATGCTGCCACGCAGCAGGGACACAGCTGGCG GAGCATTACCAAGACTcagcaggagaggaagaaggtgAAAGCCAGACGTGGAGAGAACAGAAACAG GGGTGTATCTACTGCATCAGTGGTCAGTAGTGGCGTGACTCCACCCAGCTCCAGCGCAGCCTTGTCACAGCCGATCGTGATCTCGGACACGCCGAGCCCAGCGGTCAGCATCATTACGATTCACAGTGACACAGACACGGAGGATGAGCATAAGTTCCACCCTGCTAG TCTTGAACTGAGCCAGCGCACCAACGTTATCAGCTGTGTGACCGTACACGACTCGGACTCCTCTACCGCCAGCCCCCTGACTCCCCTTCCACGCACTCTTAACCCAGCAAGCACTATGTCATCTCGCCAGGCCAAGTCTCTGGCAGTAGTGGCACCTTCAGTCAAAACACAGGCAtctgagagaggagcagagtcCCGAGGACGCTTGGAGACTG TGAATTACATCAAGCCCAAGAGATCCTCTAACAGACAGCCGTGCAGTTCAGGGGAAAGTGTGGAGCGCCATGGACTGGTGCCAAGCCAGTCGCACCCTTTAAACCTCAGCCAG gtTCACACAGTAGTTTCTTCATCTCAGGAGCGTTCGGGGCTCTCCCACAGCGACTCATCGTTACGTCGCCAGCAGACGTTCCACCAGGCCGTCTCAGCCTCTCACTACAGCTTCCCCGAGGTGGCAGCCCTGGCGTCCGGCTCGGCCGCTGCTGCCGCCCCCCCCAGCCTATATACCTACCCGGCCTCTACTGCCCTCTCCTCAGCCTCTCAGGCCACGGAGCAGCTGCTGGGCCGTGGTCACAGCACCCACGGACACTCCCCCTCCGCTTATGCAGCAACGTACACCTCATCCTCCTCCAGGAGAGACTCGGCCAGTCGCAAGGACTCGGTGAGCAGCCTGCTGCACGGCCTCCCTGCAGCCTACCAGCATCAGTTCGCCACTGGTTCTCCTTATGTTAGTGTGACGCCCCGAACCGAGGTTTACAGTGCCTACCAGCTAAGCCCTAGGCGCCTCGCGCAGTATCCATATTTGTAG